One window of Dehalobacterium formicoaceticum genomic DNA carries:
- a CDS encoding zf-HC2 domain-containing protein, producing the protein MECQVAKLKIFSFLDQELSTQEEEALFEHLAQCPECSLEFDNLEATHHLIQQALIPVVPPPDLTERIMAQIPLTAEPRHTPSVSRETVGKSYLSWLLQKGKELWGKGQFRVAFVTVGIFALFAATGIIDTFLQQVPLKLNPEHDIAQVEPGNQGQVKPGNQEDPGSQDEPVTDPESEVKEPIPQDGPSSKEQGTPEPAPPDNEPKQRKDQDKASAKEETTTKIPQQPAKVVPDQKTNLVELPKASAVEEQQVTAIEVKPLLEGNTQRVSHPVLSKDGSSIHYLYDNAGVEEEWEISLASGAVPQKAESLLIQNGENKDQGGQIPQWINELAMVQEAKSKKVTWSPDKRQVAVNLDSPGTDYDGLWIGEADGSMMTHVTDEGGGAHLVWSPNSSKIAFTDRAKHLSVLYLKENLLIQLTGAGESWRNLNHLFWIPGGRELIFEGQRAADQAPGIFRVTLP; encoded by the coding sequence GTGGAATGTCAAGTGGCTAAATTAAAAATCTTTTCTTTCCTGGATCAGGAGCTTTCTACTCAGGAAGAAGAAGCACTGTTTGAACACTTGGCTCAGTGTCCGGAGTGCAGCCTTGAGTTTGACAATTTGGAAGCAACCCATCATTTAATACAGCAGGCCTTGATTCCGGTAGTACCACCCCCTGATTTGACGGAACGGATTATGGCTCAGATTCCCTTAACCGCTGAGCCGAGGCACACACCATCCGTCTCCCGGGAAACGGTCGGAAAAAGCTATTTATCCTGGCTGCTGCAAAAGGGGAAAGAACTTTGGGGCAAAGGTCAATTCCGTGTGGCCTTTGTTACTGTGGGTATTTTTGCTTTATTTGCGGCGACGGGTATCATAGATACTTTTCTACAGCAAGTACCTTTAAAACTAAATCCGGAGCATGATATTGCCCAGGTGGAACCCGGGAATCAGGGTCAGGTTAAACCTGGAAATCAAGAAGACCCCGGGAGTCAGGATGAACCTGTGACTGATCCTGAATCAGAAGTAAAAGAACCGATTCCTCAGGATGGACCTTCATCCAAGGAGCAAGGTACTCCGGAACCAGCACCGCCGGATAATGAACCTAAGCAAAGAAAAGACCAGGATAAAGCATCGGCAAAAGAGGAGACGACAACTAAAATCCCTCAGCAGCCGGCAAAGGTGGTTCCCGATCAGAAGACCAATTTAGTGGAATTACCCAAAGCCTCCGCTGTGGAAGAACAGCAGGTCACAGCGATTGAGGTAAAACCATTATTGGAAGGAAATACCCAAAGGGTATCCCATCCTGTATTATCAAAAGACGGTAGTTCTATTCACTATCTTTATGATAATGCCGGGGTGGAAGAGGAATGGGAAATTTCTCTGGCTTCGGGTGCCGTACCCCAAAAGGCGGAATCCCTTTTGATCCAGAATGGGGAGAATAAGGATCAAGGAGGTCAAATTCCCCAATGGATCAATGAATTGGCAATGGTCCAGGAAGCTAAATCAAAAAAGGTAACATGGTCTCCGGATAAAAGGCAAGTAGCAGTCAATCTTGATTCTCCGGGCACAGATTACGATGGCTTATGGATCGGAGAGGCTGATGGCTCCATGATGACTCATGTCACAGATGAAGGGGGCGGAGCCCATTTGGTTTGGTCCCCCAACTCCTCAAAAATTGCCTTTACGGACAGGGCAAAACATCTTTCTGTCTTATATTTAAAGGAAAATCTTTTAATTCAATTAACAGGTGCCGGTGAAAGCTGGCGCAATCTTAACCATCTTTTCTGGATACCGGGCGGGCGGGAGCTGATTTTTGAAGGACAAAGAGCAGCAGATCAGGCACCGGGGATTTTCCGGGTAACCTTGCCCTAA
- a CDS encoding CTP synthase, translating to MTKFIFVTGGVVSSLGKGITAASLGRLLKSRGLKVAIQKFDPYINVDPGTMSPYQHGEVFVTDDGAETDLDLGHYERFVDISLTRNSSVTTGKVYESVLKKERRGYYLGGTVQVIPHITNEIKERILQVAKDHAPDVVITEIGGTVGDIESLPFLEAIRQMKGDIGRDHVLYIHVTLVPFIRAAGEAKTKPTQHSVKELRSIGIQPHVIVCRTEMPLSREMEDKIALFCDIDKEAVIQVVDADSIYEVPLSLQEQGLDKIVIERLGLKCNELDLRDWNEIVEKIRHPKHCITIALVGKYVELQDAYLSVVESLRHAGIFHESKIQVKWIYSADLTPENLDCQFADVDGILVPGGFGDRGIEGKILAVQYAREQQIPFFGICLGMQMAVVEFARSLAGLSAANSSEFDENTSHAVIDLLPEQKGIDAKGGTMRLGAYPCKLIKGSKAYQAYQREEISERHRHRYEFNNEYRELLESKGLKISGLSPDNRLVEIVELTDHPWFVGCQFHPEFKSRPDRPHPLFRDFIKSSLERKISRS from the coding sequence ATGACCAAATTTATTTTCGTCACCGGTGGAGTTGTCTCATCATTAGGTAAAGGGATCACTGCGGCTTCCTTGGGGCGTTTGTTAAAAAGCAGGGGCTTAAAAGTAGCGATTCAAAAATTCGATCCCTATATTAACGTAGATCCGGGAACCATGAGCCCATATCAGCATGGAGAAGTTTTTGTTACAGATGACGGGGCGGAGACAGATTTAGACCTTGGTCATTACGAGCGCTTTGTTGATATTAGTTTAACCAGAAACAGCAGTGTTACAACTGGCAAGGTTTATGAATCTGTGCTCAAGAAGGAGCGACGGGGATATTATTTAGGCGGCACGGTGCAGGTAATTCCCCATATTACCAATGAGATCAAGGAACGGATCCTCCAAGTGGCCAAAGATCATGCGCCGGATGTGGTGATTACGGAAATTGGCGGTACGGTAGGGGATATTGAATCCCTCCCTTTCCTGGAGGCTATTCGGCAGATGAAGGGAGATATCGGACGAGACCATGTGCTTTATATTCATGTCACTCTGGTACCATTCATCCGGGCAGCAGGGGAAGCCAAAACCAAGCCGACCCAGCATAGTGTCAAAGAATTGCGCAGCATTGGGATCCAACCCCATGTAATAGTCTGCCGCACCGAGATGCCTCTTTCCCGGGAAATGGAGGATAAAATCGCCCTCTTTTGTGATATTGACAAAGAGGCGGTGATTCAGGTGGTGGATGCGGACAGCATTTATGAGGTTCCTCTCTCCTTACAGGAACAGGGACTTGATAAAATCGTGATTGAGCGTTTAGGCTTAAAGTGTAATGAACTGGATTTAAGGGACTGGAATGAGATCGTTGAGAAGATCCGACATCCCAAGCATTGTATTACCATTGCTTTGGTGGGAAAATATGTGGAACTCCAAGATGCCTATCTTAGTGTGGTGGAATCTCTCCGTCATGCCGGAATTTTCCATGAGTCCAAGATACAGGTGAAGTGGATTTACTCCGCAGATTTGACGCCGGAAAACTTAGACTGCCAATTTGCGGATGTAGATGGGATTCTGGTCCCCGGCGGTTTTGGAGATCGGGGCATTGAGGGTAAAATTTTGGCGGTTCAATATGCACGGGAACAGCAGATTCCTTTCTTTGGCATCTGCCTGGGGATGCAAATGGCAGTGGTGGAATTTGCCCGGTCATTGGCTGGTCTCTCTGCCGCCAACAGCAGCGAATTTGATGAAAATACGAGCCATGCCGTGATTGACCTGCTGCCGGAACAAAAAGGCATTGACGCTAAAGGAGGTACCATGCGCTTAGGTGCCTACCCCTGTAAGCTGATTAAAGGGAGCAAAGCCTATCAGGCCTATCAAAGAGAAGAAATATCCGAAAGGCATCGGCACCGCTACGAATTTAATAATGAATACCGGGAGTTATTGGAATCTAAGGGTTTGAAGATTTCAGGCCTGTCTCCTGATAACAGATTAGTGGAAATCGTGGAGTTAACTGACCATCCTTGGTTTGTTGGCTGCCAATTCCATCCGGAGTTTAAATCCCGTCCTGATCGTCCTCATCCCTTGTTCCGGGATTTTATTAAATCATCTTTGGAACGAAAAATCAGTAGATCATAA
- the alr gene encoding alanine racemase — MHPYVRWIEIDLDAIIHNFCQIRQLVPPAVKIMSVVKADAYGHGSAQVAGALAEAGTDMFAVTTIEEGLELIQAGIKNPILVFAPILPDQADLVLEHGLMPTIDDREALHTLASAAAQKNVKGSFHLKIETGMGRTGIPGLEVSQFLQEIKKLPQLQLAGVYSHFATAMMKDKSFAQKQLSIFLQAVREIKREVSGEVLAHIANSAAILDLPETYLDMVRPGTLLYGQYPSPHVSKKIDLQDPWQMKGRIISVKKLAPGDSVGYGRDFVTKKPREIGVVPVGYADGFGVLPHTRPAKFYDLVKSTAKLLSQVLGLIAPNYMIYGRERLPVVGRIGMQLSMIDITGKGIARGETVQIPIRRTTAGGKITRVYLRDQKISAIREVAAVQTQK; from the coding sequence ATGCATCCTTACGTGCGCTGGATTGAGATTGACTTAGATGCTATTATCCATAATTTTTGCCAGATTCGGCAGCTTGTGCCCCCCGCTGTGAAAATTATGTCAGTGGTGAAAGCCGACGCTTATGGTCACGGATCCGCTCAGGTAGCAGGCGCTTTGGCAGAAGCAGGAACAGATATGTTTGCAGTGACCACCATTGAGGAAGGTCTGGAGTTAATTCAGGCTGGGATCAAAAATCCGATTTTGGTATTTGCCCCGATCCTGCCGGATCAGGCTGATCTGGTGCTGGAACATGGTTTAATGCCCACGATTGATGATCGGGAAGCTTTGCATACCCTGGCATCAGCGGCGGCGCAAAAGAATGTCAAGGGGTCCTTTCATCTGAAGATCGAAACGGGGATGGGCAGAACAGGGATCCCGGGCCTGGAAGTTTCTCAATTCTTGCAGGAAATAAAGAAATTGCCTCAGTTGCAATTAGCCGGAGTTTATTCCCACTTTGCCACAGCCATGATGAAAGATAAAAGTTTTGCCCAAAAGCAATTATCCATATTTTTGCAGGCAGTCCGTGAAATCAAAAGAGAGGTTTCCGGTGAGGTGCTGGCGCATATCGCCAACAGCGCCGCGATTTTGGATCTGCCGGAAACGTATCTGGATATGGTACGGCCGGGGACCCTTCTTTACGGACAATATCCATCGCCTCATGTGAGCAAAAAAATAGATTTGCAGGATCCCTGGCAGATGAAAGGGAGAATTATTTCTGTGAAGAAATTAGCCCCCGGGGATTCTGTAGGTTATGGCAGAGATTTTGTCACGAAAAAACCCCGGGAAATCGGGGTCGTTCCTGTAGGCTATGCAGATGGCTTCGGAGTATTGCCCCATACCCGTCCGGCTAAGTTTTATGATCTGGTAAAATCAACAGCGAAACTATTATCCCAGGTACTGGGCTTGATTGCACCCAATTATATGATTTACGGCAGGGAGCGTTTGCCCGTTGTGGGGAGAATCGGAATGCAGTTATCCATGATTGATATTACCGGTAAAGGAATTGCCCGGGGGGAAACAGTCCAGATCCCCATACGCCGTACCACAGCCGGTGGAAAGATCACGAGAGTTTATTTAAGAGATCAAAAAATCTCCGCCATACGGGAGGTTGCTGCTGTTCAGACACAAAAATAA
- the argS gene encoding arginine--tRNA ligase yields the protein MSMVKNIENRIKAALEKAATEAREAGEFTFISLPEYVLEVPREKAHGDFASNIAMLLAKEAKMAPRKIAEIIEKYINTQHTWIEKIEIASPGFINFYLNHAWVYEVLPFVIEQGDYYGRSHFGNGKKVQVEFVSANPTGVLHMGNARGAALGDTLASVLEAAGFDVSREFYINDAGNQIEKFAYSLEARYLQLLGQEVSFPEDGYHGQDIIDTMQTLVDEKGDKYLTMDEALRRELLVKYALEVKIDNIRKTLEEFGVYYDVWFSEQALHDSGEVADTIAFLKDNGYIYEKEGALWFETTKFGDEKDEVVVRGNGIPTYFAADIAYHKNKFQRGFERVINIWGADHHGHVARMKGAMEALGYDPEQLTVILMQLVRLFRGGEILRMSKRTGTYVTLNELMEEVGRDAARYFFVMRSPDSQMDFDLDLAKSQSADNPVFYVQYAHARICSILRQAAEMGYQLPQVSLEECHVLAHPSEITLIRKIADLPDEIISAAENLAPHRLTTYAHDLAGLFHGFYTNCRVLTDETELRNARLLLTKATGICIKNVLHLIGVSAPEKM from the coding sequence ATGAGTATGGTTAAAAACATTGAAAATCGGATAAAAGCAGCCCTTGAAAAGGCGGCGACTGAGGCCAGGGAGGCCGGGGAATTTACCTTTATATCTCTGCCGGAATACGTGCTGGAGGTGCCCCGGGAAAAAGCCCATGGGGACTTTGCCTCTAATATTGCCATGTTATTGGCTAAGGAAGCCAAGATGGCGCCGCGAAAAATTGCTGAAATCATTGAGAAATACATAAATACCCAGCATACCTGGATCGAGAAAATAGAAATAGCCAGTCCGGGCTTTATTAATTTTTATCTGAATCATGCCTGGGTTTATGAGGTTTTACCTTTCGTAATTGAACAAGGGGATTATTATGGCCGTTCCCATTTTGGAAATGGCAAAAAGGTACAGGTAGAGTTTGTCAGTGCCAATCCCACTGGGGTCTTACATATGGGAAACGCCCGGGGTGCTGCCCTGGGAGACACCTTAGCCAGTGTTTTAGAGGCGGCGGGTTTTGATGTTTCCCGAGAATTTTATATTAATGACGCCGGCAATCAAATTGAAAAATTTGCCTATTCTCTGGAAGCCCGCTATCTTCAATTATTAGGTCAGGAGGTATCCTTTCCCGAGGATGGTTATCATGGGCAGGATATCATTGATACTATGCAAACCCTGGTTGATGAAAAGGGTGATAAATATCTGACCATGGATGAGGCCCTGCGCCGGGAATTGTTGGTCAAATATGCCCTTGAGGTCAAGATTGATAACATTCGCAAGACGCTGGAGGAATTTGGGGTTTATTATGATGTCTGGTTCAGCGAGCAGGCCCTTCATGACAGCGGGGAGGTAGCTGATACCATTGCATTCTTAAAAGATAACGGATATATTTACGAGAAAGAAGGGGCATTGTGGTTTGAGACCACCAAATTCGGCGATGAAAAAGATGAGGTGGTGGTAAGAGGGAACGGAATTCCTACTTATTTTGCCGCCGATATTGCCTATCATAAAAATAAATTCCAGCGTGGTTTTGAGCGGGTAATTAATATTTGGGGTGCCGATCACCATGGACATGTGGCTCGCATGAAGGGTGCGATGGAGGCTTTAGGCTATGATCCGGAACAATTGACGGTGATTTTGATGCAGTTGGTTCGTTTGTTCCGGGGGGGTGAGATCTTACGGATGTCTAAGCGCACGGGCACCTATGTCACCTTAAATGAACTGATGGAAGAAGTGGGTCGGGATGCAGCTCGATATTTCTTTGTCATGCGCAGTCCCGACAGCCAGATGGATTTTGATTTGGATCTGGCAAAATCGCAATCGGCAGATAACCCGGTTTTTTATGTGCAGTATGCCCATGCCCGTATTTGCAGTATTTTACGCCAGGCGGCAGAGATGGGTTATCAGCTGCCCCAGGTATCTCTGGAAGAATGTCATGTACTTGCTCATCCCTCAGAGATTACTTTGATCCGAAAAATTGCCGATCTTCCTGATGAAATTATTTCGGCAGCTGAGAATTTAGCCCCTCATCGATTGACCACCTATGCCCATGATTTGGCCGGTCTTTTCCACGGCTTTTATACCAATTGCCGGGTTTTGACGGATGAAACGGAATTAAGAAATGCCCGGCTGCTTTTAACAAAAGCCACAGGAATTTGTATTAAAAATGTGTTGCATTTAATCGGGGTTTCAGCACCGGAAAAGATGTAA